The window CCCGCACCTGGACGCGCCACCCGCCTGGCGGCGCGGCGCCGGCCGTCGCGATGTCGCCGCCGAGGCTGACGAGCGTGCCCACGCCGAGCCGACTCGCGACCAGAGCCGCGCACCGGTCCGCCGCGTGCGCCTTCGCGGTTGCGCCCAGGTCGAGCTGGACGCCGGCTGGCACCGTCAGGACGTCGCCGTCGAGAACGATCCGCCGCCACGCGGGCGCGAGCCGCATGACAGTGGCCGGCGTGCCGTCGACGCCGAGCGCGGCCGTGGCGATGGCGAGCGCGGCGCCCGAACTGCCCGAACTGCCCGAACTGCCCGAAGCGTGCGCGGCGCCGGCGCGCGAGGCCCCGGCGGGGCTGGGCATGACCGCGCCGCCGGGGGCGATCAGGGCGATGTCGCGGTCGTAGCCGAGCGCGGCGAGCGGGCCGCCGAGCGTCGGGTCGACGTCGCCGCCGCTGGCCTCGGCCGCCTTGAGCGCGGCCGCGACCAGCTCGGCGAACAGCGGGCTGACCCTGTGCGGCCGCCCACCGGCGGTCGCGACCTGGCTGAGTTCGGAGTCGTCGCGGAACCGGCTCGCCGCCGCGTCCACGGCCGCGAGCTCCTCCACGACGAGCAGCCGCGCCTCGTCGATCGCCGCGGGGTCGGTGACGACCACCCGTGCCGTCGTGCTCCACACCGCCCACTCGGCGGCGGCGTCCTCGGCGCGCATGTCAGCTCCCGCCCGAGCTGGCGTGGGAACCGCCCGTACCGCCGCCGGAGACCAGGCCGCCGCTGGACCCGTCGTCGAACGACCAGGTCGAGTCGCCGCTCCCGGACGAGGACCCGTCGTCCTGTGTGCCGCCGGTGGTCGTGTTGCCGTCCGTCTCGCTGCCGCCCGAACCGGCCGATGCGGCGGAGTGATCACGCGCCAGGACGCCGAACCCGATGACGGCGGCGGCGCTGACGGCGAACAGGCTTCTGGTCGCCCTCGCCGTGCGCCGGATCCCGTCGTCGCGGGATGGTCGGACACCGTTGTCACGGGTTGGCATGGTCCTGTCCCTCCGTCGGCCCTCGCCGCGATCGCCACCGTGAGCGACCGGCCTCGCCATGGTTGGCGTGGTCGGTGCGGGTGCAACGATCGCTGCATCACCGTCAGAGTGACCGCGAACCCTTGGAGCGGACTGAACGGACGCTGTGCGCAGGCCCGGAGGATGTGTCAGCGACCCGACTCCTCGACCAGGCTTTTCGTACACCGGTCGGCCATCCCACTAGCCGACGAGGATGACCTCCAGCGTGCGGGGCCCGTGCACCCCTTCGACCCGGTGGAGCTCGATGTCGCTGGTGGCGCTCGGCCCGCTGACCCAGGTCAGCGGGCGGGCCGCGGCGCCGGCGGCGCGCAGGCGGGCCAGGGCGTCCGGCACACCTGCGACCACCTGGTCGGCGCGCACGACCACCAGGTGGTAGTCGGGCACCAGGGACAGCGCCCGCCGGCCCTGCCCCGGGCCGCCGTCCAGCACGATCGTCCCGGTCTCGGCGATCGCGAGCGCGCAGCCGGTGAGCACCCCGTCGGTCGCGTCCAGCTCGGCGGCGGTCAGTGGCGGCTCGTCGTCGACCATCTCGATCCCGCGCGCCGCGGCGAGCCAGCCGGGTGGCAGACCCGGCGGGCGGACCAGTCGACGCGCGCCGCGCCCGGTCAGCGCGGCGGCGACGGCGGACGCGATGTTCCCGTCGGATGCGCCGTCCCCGTTGGGTATGCCGTCTCCGTCGAGGGCGCCGTCCCCGCCGGTCGCCGGGCCACCGGGCGAGACCTGCCCGGCCGAGACCCCACGGACGAGTGCGTGGTAGTCGGTGAGTCGGCTGGCCAGCAGCTCGAACAGCGCAGCTGGCGGCGCGTCCGCCGCCAGGCTCGGAGATCCTGCGCCAGCGGTCCGGTAGTCCCGGGTGACGGGAGGCGGGGCCGGCCGGTCGGCGAGCGCCGCGCGCACCCGGGCCAGGACCTCCGCCCGCGCGTCACCGGACGGCCGCGGCGGCAGCGGGTTCGTCGGACTCATCGCGGCGTCCCTTCGTCCAGCGTCCCCTCGTCCGCCGCGTCGGTCGCGTCCGGCGCTTTCGGACGGTCGGAGCCGGGCCGCTGACGCGACCAGCGGTCGCGGAAGCTCTCGGCCGGGGGGAGCGGCAGGTCGCGACTGACGGTCCAGGCGGCCAGCGGCGGTGGCAGCCGGCCGATCGCGCCGCGGCGGCGCCCGAGCAGCCGGCCGAGGCGGGCGGCGCGTAGGGCGCGTGCCCAGCGGTCCGGTTTCGCCATCGTCCAGGCGGCCGCGGCCATGACGGCCCGTTCGGGCTTCGGCGGGTGGCCGGCGCCTCGTCCGGTATCCACGACTTTGGCGCGCAGGTGGACCAGCATCGACGGTATGTCGATCGCGACGGGGCAGGCGTCCAGGCAGGCCCCACACAGCGTCGACGCGTAGGGCAGCGACGGGTTGTCGGCGACGCCGGCGAGCTGCGGCGACAGCACCGCGCCGATCGGGCCGGGGTAGACCGACCCATAGGCGTGGCCGCCGGTCCGCTCGTAGACCGGGCAGACGTTCAGGCAGGCCGCGCACCGGATGCAGCGCAGCGCCGCCCGCCCGGCCGGGTCCGCGAGCGTCGCCGTCCGGCCGTTGTCCAGCAGCACCAGATGGAACGCCTGCGGCCCGTCGCCGGGTGCCACCCCCGTCCACATCGAGGTGTAGGGATTCATCCGCTCGCCGGTCGCCGAGCGGGGCAGCAGCTGGAGGAAGACCTCCAGGTCGCGCCAGGTCGGGACGATCTTCTCCAGGCCCATCACGGTGATGAGCGTGTCGGGCAGCGTCAGGCACATCCGGCCGTTGCCCTCCGACTCGACGACCGCGAGCGTGCCCGTCTCGGCGACGGCGAAGTTCGCCCCGCTGATCGCGACCCGGGCGGACAGGAAACGCTCCCGCAGATGCCGGCGGGCGGCCTCGGCGAGCGCCCGGGGCTCGTCGGTCAGGCCGGGCGGCGCGGGGACGCCGCCGGAGGCGCCCATCTCCCGGACGAAGATGTCGCGGATCTCGGCGCGGTTGCGGTGGATCGCCGGGACGACGATGTGGCTGGGCCGGTCGTGGCCGAGCTGGACGATCAGCTCGGCGAGGTCGGTCTCCCAGGCGGCGACGCCGGCGTCGGCGAGCGCCTCGTTCAGGCCGATCTCCTGGGTCGCCATCGACTTGACCTTGACGACCTCGGTGGCGCCCGCCGCGTGGACGAGGTCGACGACGATCCGGTTGGCCTCGTTGGCGTCGCGCGCCCAGTGGACGACGCCGCCGCGCGCGGTGACCTGCTCCTCCAGCTGGACCAGGTAGTCGCCCAGGTTCGCGAGCACGTCGTCCTTGATCGCGGCACCGGCGGCCCGCAGTTGGTCCCAGTCGTCGAGCTCGGCGACGACGCGCGCCCGGCGCCCGCGGATCGTGCCCGTCGCCTTCCCCAGGTTGCGACGTAGCTGCGCGTCGCCGAGCGCCCGGCGGGCGGCCACCGGGAACGGCTCGTCGCCGCGCAGCATCCCGACCCCACGCGGCGCCGTCGGCGGCACCACCGCCGGCAGCCCCAGAAACGTCGCCGCGGATGCCCCCGTCGCCCCGCCCGACGCCGTCACGACATCCTCCCGCCAGCGAAGTGTGGCATCTCAGCGTGCCTATGGACCCGCTGAGATGCCACAGTCCCAACCTCAGGCGGCGAACTGTGGTGGATGAGCATGCCTATAGACACCTCCAGATGCCACACTTCGACGTTCGAACCTGGCGGGGATGGGAGGTCACCAGTCGGAGGACGGGCCGGGGTGTGCCCGGCCTACCAGCCCGCCCCGGTTCGCCTGTCCACGGCCCGCTCAGCCGTACACATTTGATCGCTGTGCGTGTCCAGCCCGGCCGGTGACCGCCCCGGCGGCCCCGAGGAGGCCGGTCGGCACCCGGCCGGATCATCGCGCGGCCCGCGTGGCGGATGACGCGGCCGGCGCGGCGACCCGCGACCCGGGGGTGGACGCAAGGATCTCGGCCAGGTGGACGGGGCGGACGCCGGCCCGGAGCCGGGACAGACCGCCACCGATGTGCATGAGGCACGACGAGTCGCCGGCGGTCACGACCTCCGCGCCGGTGGACAGCACATCCCGCATCTTGTCGGCGAGCATCGCCGTCGACGTGTCCGCGTTCTTCAGCGCGAACGTGCCGCCGAAGCCGCAGCACGCCTCGGCGGCGGGCAGCTCCACCAGCTCCAGGCCGGCGACGGCACGCAACAGCCGCGTCGGCGCGTCGCCGACCCGCAGCAGCCGCAGCGAGTGGCAGGTCGGGTGGTAGGTGACCCGGTGCGGGTAGTAGGCCCCGACGTCGGTCACGCCGAGCACGCCGACGAGGAACTCGGACAGCTCATAGGTGCGCGCCGCGAGGTCGGCGGCGGCCTCGGCCAGCGCCTCGTCGCCGGCGGCGGCCGCGAGTGTCGCGTACTGGTGGCGTACCGAGCCGACGCAGGACCCGCTCGGCGCGACGACCGCCTCGTATCCGTCGAACGCGCCGACGTGCCGCCGCACCAACGGCAGCGCCTCGCGGGCGTAGCCGGTGTTGATGTGCATCTGGCCGCAGCAGGTCTGCGCCAGCGGCAGGTCGACCTCGTGGCCGAGACGCTCCAGCACCCGCACGGTCGCGTCGCCGACGTCCGGGAACATCCCGTCGACGAGGCAGGTGACGAACAGGCCGATCCGCATCCGCTCAGCTCCCTCCGGTCGCTCCGGCGCCGCCGCGCCACGGCGTGCCTGGCACGAGGACCGTCCCGCTCCTCGTCGGTTCGTACCGCGTCGGCGGGGCCGTCGCACGGACCAGCGCGCGTAGCGCCGCCAGACTGACGTCATCGCCGCCCGCGCGCTGCCCGCCGAGGGCCCCGTGCGCGCGGGCCTGGACCAGCACGTTGCCGAGCGCGGTCGCCTCCGCCGGGCCGGCGAGCACCGGCAGGCCGAGCGCGTCCGCGGTCAGCTGGCACAGCGGCGCGTTGCGTGCCCCGCCGCCGACGAGGTGCACGACGTCGATGCGCCGGCCGGACAGGCGCTCGGCGGCGCGCACCGCCTGGGCGTATGCGGCGGCGAGGCTGTCCAGGACGCAGCGGACGATCTCGGCGGGGCCCCGCGGCTCGCGCTGCCCGGCGGCCCGGGCGGCGGCGGCGACCCGGGCAGGCATGTCGCCGGGTGGCAGGAACTCCGGGGCGTCGGGGTCGACCACAGGCCCGCCGGGCGGCAGAGCCGCGGCCTGGCCCAGCAGGTCGGCCAGCGCCCAGCGGTGCCCGGCCCGTTCCCACGTGCGTAGGCACTCCTGCAGGATCCACAGGCCCATCACGTTGTGCAGGTAGCGGGTCCGGCCGTCGACGCCCGCCTCGTTGGTGAACCGGGCGGCGCGGCTGTCCTCGGTGAGCACCGGCGCGTCCAGCTCGACGCCGACGAGCGACCAGGTGCCGCAGGAGATGTACGCCCAGTTCTCACCCTCGGCGGGGACGCCGA of the Pseudofrankia saprophytica genome contains:
- a CDS encoding LutC/YkgG family protein, which gives rise to MSPTNPLPPRPSGDARAEVLARVRAALADRPAPPPVTRDYRTAGAGSPSLAADAPPAALFELLASRLTDYHALVRGVSAGQVSPGGPATGGDGALDGDGIPNGDGASDGNIASAVAAALTGRGARRLVRPPGLPPGWLAAARGIEMVDDEPPLTAAELDATDGVLTGCALAIAETGTIVLDGGPGQGRRALSLVPDYHLVVVRADQVVAGVPDALARLRAAGAAARPLTWVSGPSATSDIELHRVEGVHGPRTLEVILVG
- a CDS encoding (Fe-S)-binding protein, whose amino-acid sequence is MRIGLFVTCLVDGMFPDVGDATVRVLERLGHEVDLPLAQTCCGQMHINTGYAREALPLVRRHVGAFDGYEAVVAPSGSCVGSVRHQYATLAAAAGDEALAEAAADLAARTYELSEFLVGVLGVTDVGAYYPHRVTYHPTCHSLRLLRVGDAPTRLLRAVAGLELVELPAAEACCGFGGTFALKNADTSTAMLADKMRDVLSTGAEVVTAGDSSCLMHIGGGLSRLRAGVRPVHLAEILASTPGSRVAAPAASSATRAAR
- a CDS encoding FAD:protein FMN transferase, coding for MRAEDAAAEWAVWSTTARVVVTDPAAIDEARLLVVEELAAVDAAASRFRDDSELSQVATAGGRPHRVSPLFAELVAAALKAAEASGGDVDPTLGGPLAALGYDRDIALIAPGGAVMPSPAGASRAGAAHASGSSGSSGSSGAALAIATAALGVDGTPATVMRLAPAWRRIVLDGDVLTVPAGVQLDLGATAKAHAADRCAALVASRLGVGTLVSLGGDIATAGAAPPGGWRVQVRDRPGEPACAVTLAAGGALATSSTIGRRWRRDGRMLHHILDPRTCQPAPVTWRTVTVAARSCLAANTASTAALVRAELAVGWLRRTGLPARLVDAAGSVHAVAGWPPAPPAPTPTSAPDRTSTAIAAVTATAADTADTADTADTALAAAALAATAWEGDAR
- a CDS encoding rhamnulokinase codes for the protein MTLFAAVDLGASSGRVLAAHVGPGRLEATEVHRFPNTPLRLPDGLHWDVGHLYLEVLTGLRALGEAHGQPRSIGVDSWAVDYGLLDGAGRLLGLPYHYRDTRTGETVLDTVHAAASPAALYQANGLQFLPFTTLYQLASESVESVESAGGRGPLGAAATLLLIPDLLAYWLTGQRAAEVTNASTTGLLGARDRTWWASLARLARIQPEILPPLVTPGTVVGGLRPEVAEETGLAAGTPVTAVGSHDTASAVVGVPAEGENWAYISCGTWSLVGVELDAPVLTEDSRAARFTNEAGVDGRTRYLHNVMGLWILQECLRTWERAGHRWALADLLGQAAALPPGGPVVDPDAPEFLPPGDMPARVAAAARAAGQREPRGPAEIVRCVLDSLAAAYAQAVRAAERLSGRRIDVVHLVGGGARNAPLCQLTADALGLPVLAGPAEATALGNVLVQARAHGALGGQRAGGDDVSLAALRALVRATAPPTRYEPTRSGTVLVPGTPWRGGAGATGGS
- a CDS encoding LutB/LldF family L-lactate oxidation iron-sulfur protein — protein: MLRGDEPFPVAARRALGDAQLRRNLGKATGTIRGRRARVVAELDDWDQLRAAGAAIKDDVLANLGDYLVQLEEQVTARGGVVHWARDANEANRIVVDLVHAAGATEVVKVKSMATQEIGLNEALADAGVAAWETDLAELIVQLGHDRPSHIVVPAIHRNRAEIRDIFVREMGASGGVPAPPGLTDEPRALAEAARRHLRERFLSARVAISGANFAVAETGTLAVVESEGNGRMCLTLPDTLITVMGLEKIVPTWRDLEVFLQLLPRSATGERMNPYTSMWTGVAPGDGPQAFHLVLLDNGRTATLADPAGRAALRCIRCAACLNVCPVYERTGGHAYGSVYPGPIGAVLSPQLAGVADNPSLPYASTLCGACLDACPVAIDIPSMLVHLRAKVVDTGRGAGHPPKPERAVMAAAAWTMAKPDRWARALRAARLGRLLGRRRGAIGRLPPPLAAWTVSRDLPLPPAESFRDRWSRQRPGSDRPKAPDATDAADEGTLDEGTPR